The following proteins are co-located in the Oncorhynchus gorbuscha isolate QuinsamMale2020 ecotype Even-year linkage group LG22, OgorEven_v1.0, whole genome shotgun sequence genome:
- the tep1 gene encoding telomerase protein component 1, translating to MKVLTLLQPHGAQDQQAASGGLYSNYHGQSMENRCLIHASVLPQSFSGPVSQPSSCPSLQPSRLTSTTSSLLSTTTSSLTSPCLTSPLLTSPLLSTENKFLKKDSLLFPHSLSLPSPLPPLFSSTLAPSTCVLPPTCSLPPPVLNVDERMGGEGRIRQPASEDALSYYEEMTVDSDRDSLMAEETEASTEMPVLDMALDEEKLDQTMPFGEQDFGEMERGKDELEEELKDKKYLLLNEVCCSLVNKNTAPGQKDWDVEESVWKRIQNLSKAISTDDPQFVLKVAVYTRQELNIRITANFLLALAAHLPTTKPHVRRYFCAAVQLPSDWLEVVRLYSTCFGHSLPTCLKKALGDKFKQFNEYQLAKYNTRKHRCKHSCSRPKGKKPSTQQLEKWAKMLGSDATNLQKYLKMEERPVVDKKQSEFSLKKMIKRLHIKEPAQHVLAILGKRYPGDPKAFSRSGLSGVWDRERAGQRMKLKQPDTWERKLSQEGNKASTWEKLIDSNSLPFMAMLRNLRNMITQGISERHHQKILGRLTFRKAVIQSRQFPFRFLSAYKVIMELNNMARASEKAVSSSKEILRGILKKMPKSKSLSRLDWETAGQKRLRVALGVPFVYRIYNMKKSQLQKASQRLYSQALLEQYRKALETAVQISCRYNVPPLPGRTVILFAGNMAEDDTWSATQDFCCPPDVEAEKVDETKEEKLTPSMQEVAVLLSLMIAHSAEHPQLIHFYWWGCAEVELKSDVLLDNVRHVMKQIEEAQNAYDKHETFSSFMTREMTQKNKVDNIIVLWDRYLDNNMDIALDRYRKDVNNNVLVVKIFFGKGKIDQSTDRNCVVLQGFSEQILRFVAERGSSRLLDHVEHIDKLHHIIPPHGGAKEAERESAITPLPATPKMRWRGVRVFVSSTFRDMHAERDVLVRSVFPELRRRAAPHCLYLQEVELRWGVTEEETGRVVELCLSEVCRSQLLLGILGERYGLLPPCPSLPDLPQYSWLDSAPSGLSITEMEIRQFQALHPDTAQNRIFCYFRTPHLSRSVPVAWRSDFAPESKEAECKMADLKRRIVDSEAKVTENYPCEWGGVVDGKPYVKGLEEFGKVVLEDLWGALLKQFVEKTDESDSRSDLSEQEVHQGALQRQFFGRAKLLSGAVGKVQEAQLKGGMVLLEGAPGEGKTVFMAALANALRTPTKSQKTPRGDVISYSTAATQSACTVENLLRCLVQWLRRGNEKEDLPLPSSYKDLLTEFHSQLSDTRKDQPLALLVDGAEHVQDGTGQLTSDWIPQHLPQGVSLVLSVTSTSALLRVLAKRKLAFLFPLGQLSLPDRKEIVQKELGIYGKKLSDSAFNNQLQTLLMKKGAVSPLYLHLACEDLRNFATFEKMKESLQALPQSLSELVQHSLSRLQSQYREVGLGWALAALTVSSTGLRERDLYAILNMCNGLTSGGEKATWQDMLHLARKPIKRVPMATFSHMVRSLQSLIDPSHCYGPDDLLALTNPEVKLAFKKELLLPGEADWTRAHILLAAHLWVLADPQGTCTFLHCEASSILNLPFHLMRSGQWDALHCLLSSYNFLFANVRHGLLHHLLETYSLFGKRFESEGIGSWDTSDQSGLTDCVGFLQRHAPILSSWPALFLQQALNEPNHTDAHVWAQGMMGKGVHVMRWLNNEQHTQTETSKLVSTFSSEPTCVVVSPGGEVMAVGTGQGTLHLVHTETGQEVRSLVSSCDGISGCVFLREGLMGTTSFDGRIELWDVENGCRTALIDGHSNRITGSDVSADRKHLATVSLDLSLKVWSSPKGSLVTALSSTSPLNCVTFDPEGHLVAAGGWDGAVRLWNWLKGEVTTLSGHQRSVRSLSFSPSSSLLCSGCLSGEVRMWSVPASTCVGRYQAHSGSTEVLTFLLGGTVLLSAGSDHTVQLWSGGLGRSVNVFGESKESVIQESVIQKGKKMSTTEPAALCVAVAGGYAAVGYHGDGLKLFSLESGERTWASKDLRVSILCLMWLAADEPELLVSGGGDQRLRVWRQEEADMVLLGCFGVQQGPILALAQNSSCLATASDDCSIALWAVKDLTSDPWVDPSVISVLRGHSGGVTCLAFSPTGEELLSGGKDQVLMVWNASSSPPILTQSLPHCHGDWITGCVWGPNCVVSCSSDCKIRMWDLQKGRSVREILARSSLSAVCCLGEFVIAGCAEGELHVWKWDSGMEISRISAHRSRIHHCSVLPDPDKTKETKQEDMVVATASDDGTVKLWHPFQVQHHSTLQGHSGGIHGAVSKQKGVPTFLTVSQDRSLRSWSVAAAMESPLNQRGTVTALSFCQSGDLLLSGYESGRVELWKHNSAVGHKKVSDSSVTAICSMPDDQFAVGCRQRSVSVWKVEWNPQHNAASLLKVSTYSVPTPVMHLYYCSILLGTCEDGNIINVLADADREIDNWKDDTQILGMVANDEKSTWLVGEKKGQIVLGFMYAMGPKTDLQSSCGKIELEMEETCGGKGGWITAVTVERELVVCGDSKGNMWFNQPPNINSWSSRKPAHSDRISVLRLTNSTIISASHDRTVKMWDRNTKKQVGVFVCAGPVLVLEVNPHCSSELVCGDALGQLYFLSWRE from the exons ATGAAGGTGCTGACTTTGCTCCAGCCTCATGGGGCCCAGGACCAGCAGGCTGCATCAGGGGGGCTCTACTCTAACTACCATGGCCAGAGCATGGAGAACAGATGCCTGATCCATGCATCTGTGCTGCCTCAGTCCTTCTCTGGACCAGTATCCCAGCcctcctcctgcccctctctccagccctccaggctcacctccaccacctcctccctcctctccactaccacctcctccctcacttctccctgtcttacctctcccctcctcacctctccactcctcaGCACAGAGAACAAATTCCTAAAGAAGGATTCACTACtcttccctcattccctctctctcccctctcccctcccccctctgttcTCTTCAACCCTGGCACCCTCTACATGTGTCCTGCCTCCTAcctgttctctcccccctccgGTTCTGAATGTAGACGAGCggatgggaggagaaggaagaattAGGCAGCCTGCCTCTGAGGACGCGCTGTCTTACTATGAAGAGATGACTGTG GATTCTGACCGGGACAGCCTCATGGCTGAGGAGACTGAGGCATCCACAGAAATGCCTGTCCTGGACATGGCATTGGATGAAGAGAAGTTGGACCAAACCATGCCATTCGGGGAACAGGACTTtggtgagatggagagggggaaagatgAACTGGAGGAAGAACTGAAAGACAAAAAG TACCTGCTGCTGAACGAGGTGTGCTGTTCTCTGGTGAATAAGAACACTGCTCCCGGTCAGAAGGACTGGGATGTAGAGGAAAGTGTCTGGAAAAGGATCCAGAACTTGTCCAAGGCCATCTCTACTGACGATCCCCAGTTTGTCCTCAAG GTTGCAGTTTACACCAGACAGGAGTTGAACATCCGTATCACAGCTAACTTCCTTTTGGCTCTTGCTGCCCATCTGCCCACCACTAAGCCACACGTGCGTAGGTACTTCTGTGCAGCTGTGCAGCTACCCTCTGATTGGCTGGAAGTGGTGAGACTCTACAGCACG TGTTTTGGCCACTCTTTACCCACCTGTCTGAAGAAAGCCCTGGGAGACAAGTTCAAGCAGTTCAACGAGTATCAGCTGGCCAAATACAACACACGCAAACATCGCTGCAAACACAGTTGCTCTAGACCCAAAGGCAAG AAACCATCCACTCAGCAGTTGGAGAAATGGGCAAAAATGCTTGGAAGTGATGCCACCAATCTGCAGAAATAT TTGAAAATGGAGGAGAGACCTGTGGTGGATAAGAAGCAGAGTGAGTTCAGTCTGAAAAAGATGATCAAGAGGCTTCACATCAAAGAGCCTGCTCAGCATGTCCTGGCCATACTAGGAAAGCG GTACCCTGGTGACCCCAAGGCGTTCTCCCGCAGTGGGCTCAGTGGGGTGTGGGACAGGGAGCGGGCAGGGCAGCGTATGAAGCTCAAACAGCCAGACACATGGGAACGCAAACTCAGCCAAGAGGGAAACAAAGCCTCCACCTGGGAGAAACTGATAG ACAGTAACTCTCTGCCCTTCATGGCAATGCTGAGGAACTTGAGAAATATGATAACCCAGGGCATCAGTGAGCGGCATCATCAGAAGATTCTGGGAAGACTGACCTTCAGG AAAGCAGTGATTCAGAGCAGACAGTTTCCCTTCCGTTTCCTCTCCGCCTATAAGGTCATAATGGAGCTCAACAACATGG CCCGTGCATCAGAGAAAGCGGTCTCCAGCTCTAAGGAGATCCTCAGGGGCATTCTGAAGAAGATGCCTAAGAGCAAGAGCCTCAGTCGTTTGGATTGGGAGACGGCTGGACAGAAGAGGCTGAGGGTGGCGTTAGGTGTGCCCTTTGTCTACCGCATCTACAACATGAAGAAGAGTCAGTTGCAGAAAGCCAG ccagagactgtaTTCGCAGGCCCTTCTGGAGCAGTACCGCAAGGCTCTGGAAACAGCGGTGCAGATCTCGTGCCGTTACAACGTGCCACCCCTCCCTGGTCGCACCGTGATCTTGTTCGCTGGTAACATGGCTGAGGACGACACCTGGAGCGCCACTCAGGACTTCTGCTGTCCGCCTGACGTAGAGGCAGAGAAAGTAGATGAAACTAAGGAAGAGAAACTCACACCTTCT ATGCAGGAGGTGGCAGTGTTGCTGTCACTGATGATAGCCCACAGCGCTGAGCATCCCCAGCTGATCCACTTTTACTGGTGGGGTTGTGCAGAAGTAGAGCTCAAGTCGGATGTGCTGTTGGATAATGTCAGGCATGTGATGAAGCAGATAGAG GAGGCTCAGAATGCCTATGACAAGCATGAAACATTCTCTTCTTTCATGACCAGAGAGATGACGCAGAAAAACAAG GTGGACAATATCATCGTGCTGTGGGATCGTTACTTGGATAATAACATGGACATAGCGCTTGACCGATACAGGAAGGATGTGAACAACAATGTCCTCGTAGTGAAAATCTTCTTTGGGAAAGG GAAGATAGACCAATCCACAGACAGGAACTGTGTGGTACTCCAAGGCTTCAGCGAGCAGATCCTCAG GTTTGTGGCTGAAAGAGGCTCGTCTAGACTGCTGGATCACGTGGAGCACATAGACAAGCTGCATCACATTATCCCGCCACACGGGGGTGCTAAAGAGGCTGAGCGAGAATCTGCCATCACCCCACTTCCTGCCACTCCAAAAATGAG ATGGCGaggcgtgcgtgtgtttgtctcCTCAACGTTCAGAGACATGCACGCTGAGAGAGATGTTCTGGTGCGCAGTGTTTTCCCTGAGCTCCGGCGTCGTGCGGCACCACACTGCCTCTACCTGCAGGAGGTGGAACTGCGCTGGGGGGTGACTGAGGAGGAGACTGGGCGTGTCGTGGAGCTCTGCCTCTCAGAGGTGTGCCGTAGCCAACTGCTGCTAGGCATTCTGGGAGAGCGATATGGACTGCTTCCTCCCTGTCCATCCCTACCAGACCTCCCACAATACAGCTGG CTGGATTCTGCTCCTTCGGGGTTGTCAATCACCGAGATGGAGATTCGACAGTTCCAGGCCCTTCATCCAGACACAGCTCAGAATCGCATATTTTGCTACTTCAGGACACCCCATCTGTCTAG GTCTGTTCCTGTGGCGTGGAGGTCAGACTTTGCTCCTGAGTCCAAGGAGGCTGAATGTAAGATGGCTGACCTGAAAAGAAGAATAGTGGATAGTGAAGCGAAAGTCACAGAGAA ttacCCCTGTGAGTGGGGTGGTGTTGTGGATGGGAAGCCCTATGTGAAAGGCCTGGAGGAGTTTGGGAAGGTGGTGCTGGAGGACCTTTGGGGGGCACTGTTGAAGCAGTTTGTGGAG AAAACGGATGAAAGTGATTCCAGGTCAGATCTGTCAGAGCAGGAAGTGCACCAGGGCGCCTTGCAGCGGCAGTTCTTTGGCCGTGCCAAGCTGCTCTCTGGGGCGGTGGGGAAGGTCCAGGAGGCTCAGCTCAAAGGAGGAATGGTGCTGCTGGAGGGAGCTCCAGGAGAGGGCAAGACTGTCTTCATG GCTGCTCTGGCGAATGCCTTAAGAACTCCTACCAAGTCCCAGAAAACCCCTAGAGGTGATGTCATCTCCTACTCCACTGCTGCTACCCAATCAGCATGCACTGTGGAAAACCTTCTACGCTGCCTTGTACAGTGGTTACGGAGAGGCAATGAAAAAGAAGACTtgcctctcccttcctcttaTAA AGATCTGCTGACAGAATTCCACTCCCAGTTGAGTGACACCAGGAAGGACCAACCACTGGCCCTGCTTGTTGATGGGGCAGAGCATGTGCAGGATGGTACAGGACAGCTGACCTCTGATTGGATACCACAGCACCTTCCTCAg GGTGTGTCTTTGGTGCTGAGTGTCACCTCCACTTCGGCCCTGCTGCGAGTCCTTGCCAAGAGGAAACTGGCCTTCTTGTTTCCTTTAGGACAGCTTTCTTTACCGGACAGAAAGGAGATAGTTCAGAAGGAACTTGGCATTTATGGGAAGAAGCTTAGTGACTCAGCTTTCAATAATCAG CTTCAGACCCTTCTGATGAAGAAGGGAGCAGTGAGTCCACTTTATCTGCACCTGGCCTGTGAGGACCTGAGGAACTTTGCCACCTTTGAAAAG ATGAAGGAGAGCCTGCAGGCTCTTCCTCAGTCTCTGAGTGAGCTGGTGCAGCACAGCCTGAGCAGACTGCAGTCCCAGTACAGAGAAGTGGGACTTGGCTGGGCGTTGGCCGCCTTGACTGTCAGCAGCACCG GCCTAAGGGAGAGAGACCTATATGCCATACTGAACATGTGCAATGGCCTGACCTCTGGAGGTGAGAAGGCAACATGGCAGGATATGCTGCACTTGGCCAGAAAGCCCATAAAGCGTGTCCCAATGGCAACCTTCTCCCACATGGTGCGGAGTCTACAGAG CCTGATTGATCCATCCCACTGTTACGGCCCGGATGACCTCCTGGCACTGACCAATCCCGAGGTCAAGCTGGCCTTTAAAAAAGAGCTCCTCCTGCCAGGAGAGGCTGACTGGACCAGGGCTCATATCCTGTTGGCAG CCCATCTTTGGGTGCTGGCAGATCCTCAGGGAACATGCACATTTCTTCACTGTGAGGCCAGCTCCATTTTGAACCTGCCATTCCACCTG ATGAGAAGTGGCCAGTGGGACGCGCTGCATTGCCTGCTCTCTAGTTATAATTTCCTGTTTGCAAACGTGCGCCATGGCCTCCTGCACCACCTCCTGGAGACCTACAGCTTGTTTG GCAAGAGGTTTGAGTCGGAAGGTATTGGTTCATGGGACACTTCAG ACCAGAGCGGTCTGACAGATTGTGTCGGGTTCCTGCAGCGGCATGCACCCATCCTGTCCTCATGGCCAGCCCTGTTTCTGCAGCAAGCTCTCAACGAGCCCAACCACACTGACGCCCATGTATGGGCACAAGGCATGATGGGAAAAGGGGTGCATGTGATGAGGTGGCTGAACAATGAACAACATACCCAGACGGAAACCAG TAAGCTGGTCTCCACCTTCTCCTCTGAGCCCACCTGTGTGGTTGTGAGTCCAGGGGGTGAGGTCATGGCAGTAGGGACTGGACAGGGCACCCTCCACCTCGTCCACACAGAGACTGGACAG GAAGTGAGGTCACTGGTGAGCAGCTGTGACGGAATCTCAGGATGTGTCTTCTTGAGGGAGGGGCTTATGGGAACTACTTCATTTGATGGACGGATTGAATTGTGGGATGTTGAGAATGGCTGCAG AACTGCCCTCATCGATGGCCACTCAAACAGAATAACAGGAAGTGACGTCAGTGCAGACAGGAAGCACCTTGCAACTGTGTCTCTGGACTTGAGCCTTAAA GTGTGGTCATCTCCAAAGGGCAGTCTGGTCACGGCCCTCTCCAGCACTAGCCCTCTGAACTGTGTGACCTTTGACCCTGAAGGTCATCTTGTGGCAGCTGGGGGTTGGGATGGAGCTGTGCGTCTCTGGAACTGGCTGAAGGGTGAAGTTACG aCTCTCTCTGGTCATCAGAGGTCAGTAcgcagtctgtctttctctccctcctcttctctgctatgctctggctgtctgtctggagaggTGAGGATGTGGTCAGTTCCAGCCTCTACCTGCGTGGGGCGCTACCAGGCTCACAGCGGATCTACAGAGGTGCTCACCTTCCTGCTGGGCGGGACGGTACTCCTGAGTGCTGGATCTGACCACACG GTCCAGTTATGGTCAGGTGGTCTGGGTCGCTCTGTAAATGTATTTGGAGAATCCAAG GAGTCTGTTATTCAGGAGTCTGTTATTCAGAAGGGAAAGAAGATGTCAACCACGGAGCCTGCTGCTCTATGTGTGGCTGTCGCTGGTGGTTATGCTGCTGTGGGTTACCATGGTGATGGGTTGAAGCTTTTCAGTCTTGAATCAG GTGAGAGGACATGGGCTAGCAAGGACCTGCGGGTGTCTATCCTCTGCCTGATGTGGCTGGCTGCAGACGAACCTGAGCTGCTGGTGTCTGGGGGCGGGGACCAGCGGCTgagggtgtggagacaggaggaggcagACATGGTGTTGCTGGGATGTTTTGGGGTGCAACAAGGCCCCATCCTGGCCCTGGCACAAAACTCCTCTTGTCTGGCCACTGCCTCAG ATGACTGCTCCATTGCTCTGTGGGCAGTGAAGGacttgacctctgacccctgggtTGACCCCAGTGTGATCTCTGTCCTGAGAGGTCACAGTGGAGGGGTCACCTGCCTGGCCTTCAGTCCAACTGGGGAGGAGTTGCTGTCTGGTGGAAAAGATCAG GTTCTAATGGTGTGGAATGCCAgttcctctcctcctattctcaCTCAGTCTCTACCACACTGCCATGGAGACTGGATAACTGGCTGTGTCTGGGGCCCAAACTGTGTG GTGAGCTGTTCCAGTGACTGCAAGATCCGTATGTGGGACCTACAGAAAGGTCGCAGTGTGAGAGAGATCCTGGCGAGATCTTCCCTCAGTGCAGTCTGCTGCCTG GGAGAGTTTGTGATAGCAGGCTGTGCCGAGGGGGAGCTGCACGTGTGGAAATGGGATTCAGGGATGGAAATCAGCAGGATTTCAGCTCACAGGTCACGCATACACCACTGCTCTGTGCTACCTGACCCAG ACAAGACCAAGGAAACTAAGCAGGAGGACATGGTGGTTGCTACGGCATCTGATGATGGCACAGTGAAGCTGTGGCACCCCTTCCAG GTACAGCATCACAGCACCTTGCAAGGCCACAGCGGAGGGATACATGGAGCAGTCTCAAAGCAGAAAGGAGTCCCGACATTCCTCACTGTGTCTCAAGATCGGTCGTTGAGGTCTTGGAGCGTTGCTGCAGCAATGG AGAGTCCTCTCAACCAGAGGGGCACTGTTACCGCTCTGTCCTTCTGCCAGAGTGGGGATTTGCTACTGTCTGGCTATGAGTCTGGCAGAGTGGAGCTATGGAAACACAATTCTGCAGTTGGCCACAAAAAG GTGTCTGACAGTAGTGTAACAGCGATATGCTCCATGCCTGATGACCAGTTTGCTGTGGGATGCAGGCAACGCTCTGTGTCAGTGTGGAAGGTGGAGTGGAATCCTCAGCACAACGCTGCAAG TCTGTTGAAGGTTTCCACATACTCAGTGCCTACCCCAGTGATGCACCTGTACTACTGCTCCATCCTGCTGGGAACCTGTGAGGATGGAAATATCATCAATGTCCTTGCTGACGCTGATCGAGAGATTGACAA CTGGAAGGATGACACACAAATTCTTGGGATGGTGGCCAATGATGAAAAAAGCACTTGGCTGGTGGGCGAAAAGAAAGGACAGATTGTGCTTGGCTTCATG TATGCCATGGGCCCAAAGACTGACCTGCAGTCATCATGTGGTAAAATTGAGCTAGAAATGGAGGAGACTTGTGGTGGAAAAGGTGGCTGGATAACTGCTGTGACTGTGGAGAGAG AGTTGGTTGTGTGTGGAGATTCCAAGGGGAATATGTGGTTCAACCAGCCACCAAACATCAACTCCTGGAGCAGCAGGAAACCT GCACACAGTGACAGGATCAGTGTTCTGAGACTCACCAACAGCACTATCATCTCGGCATCCCATGACAGAACGGTCAAAATGTGGGACAGAAACACCAAGAAACAG gtgggtgtgtttgtgtgtgcgggtcctgttctggtcttggaggtGAACCCACACTGCTCCAGTGAACTGGTGTGTGGCGATGCACTGGGCCAGCTCTACTTCCTCTCCTGGAGAGAATAA
- the LOC124009221 gene encoding zinc finger protein 24-like: MLFQENMTNCVTFQTKLSSVMDVLAKTAVAEISKMFDDGFAVLRLEMCRRENEIETLKRQILFMENERQTMRSKTQEAGCSSTCSSSSSRTEEGQGSKGSDEDASESTSFEQNAREKNDQLDRNRPQPHAEEVEGLDEQYRSGHREKGSGLELVKREQVEEYDVISLHSSVSEHGTERSDHEETEFAVDERESQLWESLTERNCDSEGPGYHKCTEQYPLDQDTDIQLIQSAVEGLESIPSSEMGDINRVMKEEMRAQSVWNDRRTPTDLDQAQPGQHRETMHPERTQDGTTTRVPSDKQTLANEGAGYSNVWLNSVFSLAPNSFHSAKVSPRRTPAREKWFVCSFCGKSFDRFGHLEMHQRIHTGEKPYSCVTCGRCFAQQSNLRTHQRVHRALRTNQTVY, encoded by the exons ATGTTGTTCCAGGAGAATATGACTAATTGTGTTACTTTTCAAACCAAATTAAGCTCAGTTATGGATGTGTTGGCCAAAACTGCGGTGGCAGAAATAAGTAAAATGTTCGATGATGGGTTTGCTGTTTTACGCTTGGAAATGTGCAGAAGAGAAAATGAAATTGAAACCTTGAAAAGACAAATATTATTTATGGAGAACGAACGGCAAACGATGAGGTCCAAAACGCAAGAAGCAGGCTGTTCTTCTACATGCTCGTCCTCTTCCAGCAGAACGGAGGAGGGACAGG GGTCCAAGGGGTCTGATGAGGATGCTAGTGAAAGCACTTCTTTTGAGCAGAACGCCAGAGAGAAAAATGACCAACTGGATCGAAATAGACCACAGCCACATGCAGAAGAAGTAGAGGGGCTTGATGAACAGTACAGGTCTGGCCACAGAGAGAAGGGTAGTGGACTAGAGTTAGTGAAGAGAGAGCAAGTGGAGGAGTATGATGTTATTTCACTACATTCATCAGTAAGTGAACATGGCACAGAGAGATCAGATCATGAGGAAACTGAGTTTGctgtggatgagagagagagtcagctctgGGAGTCTTTAACAGAGCGCAACTGTGACTCAGAGGGTCCAGGTTACCATAAGTGCACAGAACAATATCCACTGGATCAAGATACAGACATACAGCTCATTCAAAGTGCAGTGGAGGGTCTCGAAAGCATTCCATCGTCCGAGATGGGTGACATTAACAGAGTTATGAAAGAAGAGATGCGAGCACAGTCTGTTTGGAATGACAGAAGGACCCCTACAGATTTGGATCAGGCACAGCCAGGACAGCACAGAGAAACCATGCACCCAGAGAGAACCCAGGATGGGACAACTACCAGAGTGCCGTCAGACAAACAAACGCTAGCCAATGAGGGTGCAGGATATTCAAATGTTTGGCTAAACAGTGTATTTTCGCTTGCCCCAAATAGTTTTCACTCAGCAAAGGTATCCCCAAGGAGAACCCCAGCAAGAGAGAAGTGGTTTGTTTGCTCCTTTTGTGGAAAGAGCTTTGACCGGTTTGGTCACCTGGAGATGCATCAGCGGATTCATACGGGAGAAAAACCGTACAGCTGTGTCACGTGCGGGAGGTGTTTCGCTCAGCAGAGTAATCTCCGCACACACCAGCGAGTACACAGGGCCCTCAGAACAAACCAAACTGTCTACTGA
- the LOC124009180 gene encoding zinc finger and SCAN domain-containing protein 31-like — MASCSFQVQFISIMEVLAKAAVAEINNRVDDSCAVIRMEVIQSQRDIDVLKRKCQMMESELKKTRGRVRRKERSSYPVKIVLNKQRSSSQWRGGEMAVEGDCQPKPTDVEQRVETEPILIKDEETAEDVWKTDPQEELRITGEESGSKPGKPPSFEQRHCDEDFITQPNISPRDSVEHYPNSDHPEEPGTPWLSSTEVFNTEQHRPDEDSLDLVMVKDEKEEELDPALAGPDQFVMDETDGQLLTSVDPGRDTDPDGHPDFSFHSTEEYSQNISIFPSHSGLSSVPTMRDDVGPLLHSSIWKPHANVFSAAKHMKRHVRTLADETRQQMPEGQSSETLNSNNDGNSLALQSKQHQYRASEATVRLSECTTGSNMATTSTFSGYSLSHSSFNMVKRMRTQWRSGGTTERRFSCTFCGKSFPRFWQLKEHLRSHTGEKPYTCEQCGRSFTKQCNLIRHAVVHSGEKPYKCTQCGKCFPQRSGMKSHQRTHIGESPVSQYGAPTYPGIHTQV; from the exons ATGGCCAGCTGCAGTTTTCAGGTGCAGTTTATATCCATTATGGAGGTATTGGCTAAAGCAGCGGTAGCCGAAATAAACAATCGTGTAGATGATAGCTGTGCTGTTATACGCATGGAAGTTATCCAAAGCCAGCGAGATATTGATGTACTGAAAAGGAAGTGTCAAATGATGGAGAGCGAGCTGAAGAAGACACGAGGACGAGTCAGGAGAAAAG AGAGATCTTCATATCCAGTCAAGATAGTTTTGAACAAGCAGAGGAGTAGTTCACAGTGGAGAGGCGGAGAGATGGCTGTTGAAGGGGACTGTCAACCCAAG CCTACAGATGTGGAGCAGAGAGTGGAGACTGAACCCATACTGATCAAAgatgaggagacagcagaggatgTGTGGAAGACTGACCCTCAGGAAGAGCTCAGGATCACTGGAGAGG AGTCTGGTTCCAAGCCTGGGAAACCACCATCCTTTGAGCAACGGCACTGTGATGAGGACTTCATCACACAACCCAATATATCTCCCAGAGATTCAGTGGAACATTACCCCAATTCTGATCATCCAGAGGAACCAGGCACACCCTGGCTATCATCTACAGAGGTGTTCAACACAGAGCAGCACCGGCCAGACGAGGACTCACTAGACCTAGTGATGGTGAAggatgagaaagaggaggagttAGATCCGGCCCTGGCAGGACCTGACCAGTTTGTCATGGATGAGACTGATGGGCAGCTGTTGACCTCTGTGGATCCAGGCAGAGACACTGACCCTGATGGCCACCCAGATTTCTCCTTTCATTCCACAGAAGAGTACTCTCAGAATATCTCAATTTTCCCATCTCATAGTGGGCTATCATCTGTTCCAACTATGAGGGATGATGTAGGACCGTTACTTCACTCTTCtatatggaaaccacatgctAACGTGTTCAGTGCAGCAAAACATATGAAAAGACATGTCAGGACATTGGCTGATGAGACTAGACAACAGATGCCAGAGGGACAGAGTAGCGAGACGCTGAACTCAAATAATGATGGAAATAGTTTAGCTCTACAGTCAAAGCAGCATCAATACAGGGCTTCAGAAGCAACGGTGAGATTGAGTGAGTGCACGACAGGGTCAAACATGGCCACCACCTCCACCTTCTCTGGATACAGCCTGAGTCACAGTAGTTTTAACATGGTGAAGAGAATGAGGACTCAGTGGAGATCAGGCGGCACCACCGAGAGGCGTTTCAGCTGCACCTTCTGTGGGAAGAGCTTCCCACGTTTCTGGCAGCTAAAAGAACACCTCCGAAGTCACACCGGAGAGAAACCGTACACCTGCGAACAGTGTGGCAGGAGTTTCACCAAGCAATGCAACCTGATCAGACATGCTGTGGTCCACAGCGGAGAGAAGCCCTACAAGTGCACACAGTGTGGGAAATGCTTCCCCCAGCGCTCTGGTATGAAGTCACATCAGAGAACTCACATAGGCGAGAGTCCAGTGTCTCAATACGGGGCACCCACATACCCTGGGATCCACACACAAGTTTAA